In a genomic window of Sulfurimonas denitrificans DSM 1251:
- a CDS encoding M23 family metallopeptidase: protein MKRRENSSLYVVLFVLSIIVGGTFYMYNSLIFEREAPAIALDSDGYWNLKDPLKLSIQDVSGLKSYKVTLKSSSEDTVLYHEQFMEAKSPIELKIESPKSAYTMKDKEIKIVVEALDASKWNFFQGNSTQREYSLKIDKKRPLVSIIGNSYKISKGGSALVIFKIEDENLKDFYIETNFDKKFKAQPFYKEGYYIALLAWPIMESNFKATVVVEDYAKNTTQVYIPLYLREKSYKVSNIKLSDSFLKGKIAELAEEFEETQGVTDSIEQFKLINETVRLKNESLIHEITSKVPQKMVQDFHINSMYPLKNGAVVAHFGDHRIYSYNDKDVSESYHMGLDLASNAQAEIRPQNGGEVVYSEYNGLYGNMPIISHGLGLYTLYGHCSSIVVNNGDVVGNGAHIANTGKSGYAMGDHLHFGVLVQGIEVHPAEWMDDEWMKLNITDIIKSAKDIIDKKI, encoded by the coding sequence TTGAAAAGAAGAGAAAATAGTTCTTTGTATGTTGTGTTGTTTGTTTTATCAATCATAGTCGGTGGTACATTTTACATGTACAACTCTCTAATTTTTGAGAGAGAGGCTCCAGCTATCGCTTTAGATAGTGATGGTTATTGGAATTTAAAAGATCCATTAAAGTTATCCATTCAAGATGTTAGTGGACTTAAATCCTACAAAGTTACACTAAAGAGTAGCAGTGAAGACACTGTCTTATATCATGAACAGTTTATGGAAGCAAAAAGTCCTATTGAACTTAAAATAGAGTCACCAAAAAGTGCTTATACTATGAAAGACAAAGAGATAAAAATAGTTGTAGAAGCGCTAGATGCAAGCAAATGGAATTTTTTTCAAGGAAACTCTACGCAAAGAGAGTATAGTCTGAAAATTGATAAAAAAAGACCGCTTGTAAGCATAATTGGAAACTCATATAAAATCAGCAAAGGCGGCTCCGCACTCGTTATATTTAAAATAGAAGATGAAAATCTAAAAGATTTTTATATAGAGACGAATTTTGATAAAAAATTTAAAGCACAACCATTTTACAAAGAAGGATACTATATTGCCCTTCTAGCATGGCCAATAATGGAGTCAAATTTTAAAGCAACTGTTGTTGTTGAAGATTATGCAAAAAACACTACTCAAGTTTATATTCCACTCTATTTAAGAGAAAAAAGCTATAAAGTTTCAAATATTAAGCTCTCAGATAGTTTCTTAAAAGGTAAAATAGCTGAATTAGCAGAGGAGTTTGAAGAGACTCAAGGTGTAACTGATTCAATAGAGCAATTTAAACTCATAAATGAAACAGTGCGATTAAAAAATGAGAGTTTAATTCATGAGATAACCTCAAAAGTTCCTCAAAAGATGGTTCAAGACTTCCATATAAATAGCATGTATCCTCTTAAAAATGGTGCAGTTGTCGCTCATTTTGGAGATCATAGAATATACTCATATAATGATAAAGATGTAAGTGAGTCTTATCACATGGGATTGGATTTAGCAAGCAATGCACAAGCTGAGATAAGACCTCAAAATGGCGGAGAAGTTGTATATTCAGAATATAACGGACTTTATGGAAATATGCCAATAATAAGCCATGGACTTGGGCTTTATACGCTCTATGGACACTGCTCAAGTATAGTTGTAAATAATGGAGATGTGGTAGGAAATGGCGCTCATATTGCAAATACAGGCAAAAGCGGATACGCAATGGGAGACCATCTTCACTTTGGAGTATTAGTTCAAGGTATAGAAGTTCATCCAGCTGAGTGGATGGATGATGAGTGGATGAAACTTAATATTACTGATATTATTAAGAGCGCAAAAGATATAATTGATAAAAAAATATAA
- the lpxC gene encoding UDP-3-O-acyl-N-acetylglucosamine deacetylase has protein sequence MYQTTIKKSVELVGIGLHKGSAVKLRLEPLESNSGLIFYRSDVDVAIPLLPANVVDTKMATVIGKDGYVISTIEHMLSAIYAYGIDNLKIIVNADEVPVMDGSSASFCMLLDEAGVVQLDVPKKIMRIKKEIIVQEGEKYVKLSPSTDLKYGFTIKFPHPVIQQQEYVLNFTKQNYKDEIARARTFGFLHEVQYLRSKGLALGGSLENAIVLDDKKVLNPEGLRFDDEFVRHKILDAIGDMALIGMNFVGNYEALAGSHDLNHKLTLELLKDAENYEVIELVDEKTKELEKAYA, from the coding sequence ATGTATCAAACAACTATAAAAAAAAGTGTTGAGTTAGTTGGAATAGGACTACACAAAGGCTCTGCGGTTAAATTAAGACTTGAACCATTAGAGTCTAACAGTGGGTTAATTTTTTACAGAAGTGATGTAGATGTAGCAATTCCACTTCTTCCAGCGAATGTTGTTGATACAAAAATGGCGACAGTTATAGGCAAAGATGGATATGTTATCTCTACAATTGAGCATATGTTATCTGCGATATATGCTTATGGAATAGATAATCTTAAAATAATAGTTAATGCAGATGAAGTCCCTGTTATGGATGGAAGCAGTGCAAGTTTTTGTATGCTTTTAGATGAAGCAGGAGTTGTTCAGCTGGATGTTCCTAAAAAAATTATGAGAATAAAAAAAGAGATAATTGTGCAAGAGGGTGAAAAGTATGTAAAACTCTCTCCTTCTACTGATTTAAAATATGGTTTTACAATAAAATTTCCACATCCAGTAATTCAGCAGCAGGAGTACGTTTTAAACTTTACAAAACAGAATTATAAAGATGAGATAGCACGTGCTAGAACCTTTGGTTTTTTACATGAAGTGCAGTATTTGCGTTCAAAAGGGTTGGCTCTTGGAGGCTCACTAGAGAATGCAATAGTTCTTGATGATAAGAAAGTACTAAACCCAGAAGGACTAAGATTTGATGATGAGTTTGTAAGACATAAGATATTAGATGCAATCGGAGACATGGCACTGATTGGGATGAATTTTGTTGGTAACTATGAAGCGCTGGCTGGAAGTCATGACTTAAACCATAAATTAACACTAGAACTTTTAAAAGATGCAGAAAATTATGAAGTTATTGAACTTGTTGATGAAAAAACAAAAGAGTTAGAAAAAGCGTATGCCTAA
- the thrB gene encoding homoserine kinase has translation MTISVPATSANLGPGFDSLGLAVDLRNVVEFHPSKFFSVSIKGEGENNPKLKGNNLFISIFNEHYNRLTKKKQNFKFNFYNQIPMSRGLGSSSAVIVSAIASAHEAAGIKVSKRRILNHALVYESHPDNITPAVMGGFNAATVEKNKVFSQKKHLPDYIKAVVVIPNKQMSTAKARTLLPKSYSKESAVYNLSHTALSVAAFFNEDWEILKIASQDRFHQKARMKTLPELFNVQKVAYESGALMSTLSGSGSTFFSMVYDEDSEMIASKLALKFPEFAVKILNFDNDGLIIDK, from the coding sequence GTGACAATAAGCGTACCAGCAACCAGTGCAAATCTTGGGCCAGGATTTGATTCTTTAGGTTTAGCAGTTGATCTGCGAAATGTAGTTGAATTTCATCCATCGAAATTTTTTAGCGTAAGCATAAAAGGTGAGGGTGAAAACAACCCAAAATTAAAAGGTAATAACCTATTTATAAGCATCTTTAATGAGCATTACAACAGATTAACGAAAAAAAAGCAAAATTTTAAATTTAACTTTTACAATCAAATACCAATGTCAAGAGGACTTGGCAGCTCTTCAGCTGTAATTGTCAGTGCAATTGCAAGTGCACATGAAGCAGCAGGAATTAAAGTTTCAAAAAGAAGAATACTAAATCATGCACTTGTATATGAGTCGCATCCAGATAACATTACACCAGCTGTTATGGGCGGATTTAATGCAGCAACAGTTGAGAAAAATAAGGTTTTTTCTCAAAAAAAACATCTCCCAGATTATATAAAAGCAGTTGTTGTAATACCAAACAAACAGATGAGCACAGCCAAAGCAAGAACACTTTTGCCAAAATCATACTCAAAAGAGAGTGCTGTTTATAACCTATCTCATACAGCATTGAGTGTTGCTGCTTTTTTCAATGAAGATTGGGAAATTTTAAAAATTGCTTCTCAAGATAGATTTCATCAAAAAGCAAGAATGAAAACTCTCCCAGAGCTTTTTAATGTCCAAAAAGTTGCTTATGAGAGTGGAGCTTTAATGAGTACGCTCTCAGGAAGCGGTTCAACATTTTTTTCTATGGTTTATGATGAAGATTCTGAAATGATAGCTAGCAAGCTAGCTTTAAAATTTCCAGAATTTGCCGTAAAAATTCTTAATTTTGATAATGATGGGCTAATTATTGATAAATAG
- the infB gene encoding translation initiation factor IF-2, producing MTEKVRVHEIAKELGITSKDVVKKASDMGIEIKSANSSVSMEEAEGLMNYIMSGELAQSPTAEQKVQTKAPSHTPKEEDPTQESNKSQTTLSKKASETPIQHVVEKAKEIDVKNSEKEVISEVKEIKKEEESIESSELKKMQIKKSGLKIVKKKQPREEEKIQDDFISSVKQTQASISSYGKISAEVLEELANKKKAKQASSGAKKQEQGVKIDIFGASLSEVSMDMDDQIVLLDLNSTQRQELIAEEPRKPKVVKPAGRNANKKSAPKGRNVSRDKRKKYAKDKPEDLIVTHVEIPEDIRVYEFAEKLNRPISDVIKVLFSLGLMMTKNDFLGSDEIEILSEEFGVEVTIVDPKDAFNYEEDLAEVIDENATERPPVITIMGHVDHGKTSLLDAIRKAKVTQDEAGGITQHIGAYTIEQNGKAITFLDTPGHAAFSQMRQRGTDVTDIIIIVVAADDGVKPQTEEVIKLAKESKVPVIVAVNKMDKPTANPDMVKAQMAERGLNPIDWGGDIEFIPISAKSGMGIDELLENILLTAEVLELKANENAMAKAAVVESSLEKGRGPVATVIVQNGTLNVGDYVVCGSSYGRVKALINEHKQQIKSIKPSHTAVVVGLNEVPSSGEIMMAMSSDKEAREYALKRHEYDRHKELSHSTKSTLEDMTSMIAEGRLKSLKVVLKTDVHGSLEAIRSSLNELRNDEVKINVISSGVGGITENDVELVSNSENCVLLGFNVRPTGSVKALAKQKNVDIKTYSIIYQLLDDMTGMLMGMMAPKFSEINTGQAEVRNTFKAPKGMVAGCVVVDGKLIRGGLVRVIRDGVVVHEGELTSLKRFKDDVDEIGNGYECGVMIKGYDDVIVGDVIETFKKVEQKVSL from the coding sequence ATGACAGAAAAAGTTAGAGTACACGAAATTGCTAAAGAGTTAGGAATCACTTCAAAAGATGTAGTAAAAAAAGCCTCAGACATGGGCATTGAAATAAAGTCGGCAAATAGTTCAGTTTCAATGGAAGAGGCAGAAGGCCTAATGAACTATATAATGAGTGGTGAGCTGGCACAATCACCAACAGCTGAACAAAAAGTACAAACCAAAGCGCCTAGCCATACCCCTAAAGAAGAAGATCCTACACAAGAAAGCAACAAATCTCAAACAACTCTCTCAAAAAAAGCTAGTGAAACTCCAATACAACATGTAGTAGAAAAAGCTAAAGAAATAGATGTAAAAAACAGTGAGAAAGAAGTTATATCTGAGGTTAAAGAGATTAAAAAAGAAGAAGAGAGCATAGAATCATCTGAACTTAAAAAGATGCAGATTAAAAAATCTGGACTTAAAATTGTTAAGAAAAAGCAACCAAGAGAAGAGGAAAAAATCCAAGATGATTTTATCTCTTCAGTAAAACAGACTCAAGCTTCAATCTCCTCATATGGAAAAATTAGCGCTGAAGTGTTAGAAGAACTTGCAAACAAGAAAAAAGCAAAGCAAGCTTCAAGCGGAGCTAAAAAACAGGAACAGGGTGTAAAAATTGATATTTTTGGAGCCTCTTTATCAGAAGTCTCTATGGATATGGATGACCAAATAGTTCTCCTTGACTTAAATTCTACACAAAGACAAGAGCTAATTGCAGAAGAGCCAAGAAAGCCAAAAGTAGTGAAGCCAGCTGGAAGAAATGCAAATAAAAAATCTGCACCAAAAGGTAGAAATGTTTCTCGTGACAAGAGAAAAAAATATGCAAAAGATAAGCCAGAAGATTTAATTGTAACACATGTAGAAATCCCTGAAGATATTCGTGTTTATGAATTTGCAGAAAAATTAAACCGTCCAATTAGCGATGTTATAAAAGTGCTCTTTAGTCTTGGTTTGATGATGACAAAGAATGACTTTTTAGGCAGTGATGAGATTGAAATATTATCTGAAGAGTTTGGCGTAGAGGTAACTATAGTGGACCCTAAAGACGCTTTTAACTACGAAGAAGATTTGGCTGAAGTAATCGATGAAAATGCTACAGAGAGACCTCCTGTTATAACAATAATGGGTCACGTAGATCATGGTAAAACTTCTCTATTAGATGCGATAAGAAAAGCAAAAGTAACACAAGATGAAGCTGGTGGAATAACGCAGCATATTGGTGCTTATACAATTGAGCAAAATGGCAAAGCTATCACTTTTCTAGACACTCCTGGTCACGCTGCATTTTCACAAATGCGTCAAAGAGGAACGGATGTAACTGATATTATTATTATTGTTGTTGCTGCTGATGATGGTGTTAAGCCACAAACTGAAGAGGTTATAAAACTGGCAAAAGAGTCTAAAGTACCAGTTATTGTAGCGGTAAATAAAATGGATAAGCCAACAGCAAACCCAGATATGGTAAAAGCTCAAATGGCTGAGCGCGGATTAAACCCAATTGATTGGGGTGGAGATATTGAATTTATTCCAATCTCTGCAAAATCAGGAATGGGTATTGATGAACTACTTGAAAATATACTCTTAACAGCAGAAGTTTTAGAGCTTAAAGCTAATGAAAACGCTATGGCTAAAGCCGCAGTTGTTGAGTCTTCATTAGAAAAAGGACGTGGACCAGTTGCTACTGTAATTGTTCAAAATGGAACTTTAAATGTTGGTGATTATGTGGTTTGTGGTAGCTCTTATGGACGTGTAAAAGCACTTATTAATGAACATAAGCAACAGATAAAAAGTATAAAACCAAGCCATACAGCTGTTGTTGTCGGACTAAATGAAGTTCCATCTTCAGGTGAAATTATGATGGCTATGAGTAGTGATAAAGAGGCAAGAGAGTATGCTCTAAAACGTCATGAATATGACAGACATAAAGAGCTTTCTCATAGCACAAAATCTACTCTAGAAGATATGACTAGTATGATTGCTGAGGGAAGACTAAAGTCTCTTAAAGTTGTTCTTAAAACAGATGTTCATGGTTCACTAGAGGCGATTAGAAGTTCACTTAATGAGTTAAGAAACGATGAAGTTAAGATAAATGTTATCTCTTCTGGTGTGGGTGGAATCACAGAAAATGATGTTGAACTTGTTTCAAATAGTGAAAACTGTGTACTTCTTGGATTTAATGTTCGCCCAACAGGTAGTGTAAAAGCTTTAGCAAAACAGAAAAATGTTGATATTAAGACATACTCTATAATCTATCAACTCTTAGATGATATGACAGGTATGTTAATGGGCATGATGGCTCCTAAATTCTCAGAGATAAACACTGGTCAAGCAGAAGTAAGAAACACATTTAAAGCACCAAAAGGCATGGTTGCTGGATGTGTTGTTGTTGATGGGAAGCTTATTCGTGGAGGCTTGGTTCGCGTTATTCGCGATGGAGTTGTTGTTCACGAGGGAGAACTCACATCACTTAAGCGTTTCAAAGATGACGTTGATGAAATCGGAAATGGTTATGAGTGTGGTGTTATGATAAAAGGTTACGATGATGTAATCGTAGGCGATGTGATTGAGACATTTAAAAAAGTTGAACAAAAAGTATCTCTGTGA
- the rbfA gene encoding 30S ribosome-binding factor RbfA: protein MTEAQIKLKRTESLLLELIPAALGSLNDERLHQLDIIDVKCSRGRSDAKVYIHPSSYTEQEKNEFIKLLKNARPIVETYCMKNQGWFRSPTLTFEFDEQFVKAQSLEELFKKIAKE from the coding sequence GTGACAGAAGCTCAAATTAAACTCAAAAGAACAGAATCTCTGCTTTTAGAGCTTATTCCAGCAGCTCTTGGCAGTTTAAATGATGAGAGACTTCATCAGCTTGATATAATTGATGTTAAATGTTCACGTGGGAGAAGTGATGCGAAGGTTTATATTCATCCTTCATCATATACGGAGCAAGAGAAAAACGAATTTATTAAGCTTTTAAAAAATGCCAGACCAATTGTTGAAACTTATTGCATGAAAAATCAGGGCTGGTTTCGTTCTCCAACACTTACATTTGAGTTTGACGAACAGTTTGTGAAAGCTCAAAGTCTTGAAGAATTATTTAAAAAAATTGCTAAAGAGTAG
- a CDS encoding ribosome maturation factor, whose product MSLEKDIESFVKSLDLELYEISVARDGDDSIYRVNVLSTQIEDGKKKGVSLDECVHLSRLISPLLDVTPPMSGEYRLEVGTPGIERKVSTLKQFVLSIGERVALTLKSKEKLKGLLLRVEESNIYLDVDAEEVCVEFAQISKAKTYFEW is encoded by the coding sequence ATGAGTTTAGAAAAAGATATTGAATCATTTGTTAAATCACTTGATTTAGAGCTATATGAAATTTCTGTTGCTAGAGATGGTGATGACTCTATTTATAGAGTTAATGTACTATCGACTCAAATAGAAGATGGCAAGAAAAAGGGTGTTAGTTTGGATGAGTGTGTTCATTTAAGCCGTCTTATTTCGCCTCTTTTGGATGTTACTCCACCAATGTCTGGTGAGTACAGACTCGAAGTTGGAACTCCAGGGATAGAGAGAAAAGTAAGTACGCTTAAGCAATTTGTTTTATCAATTGGCGAGAGAGTAGCTCTTACTTTAAAATCAAAAGAGAAACTTAAAGGCTTGCTCTTAAGAGTAGAAGAATCAAATATTTATCTTGATGTTGATGCAGAAGAGGTTTGTGTCGAGTTTGCTCAAATCTCAAAAGCCAAAACATATTTTGAATGGTAA
- the ribD gene encoding bifunctional diaminohydroxyphosphoribosylaminopyrimidine deaminase/5-amino-6-(5-phosphoribosylamino)uracil reductase RibD has translation MVIDENFYMRLALNEAWKYQGLTYPNPAVGCVIISKSGEILALEAHKRAGLPHAEVEALKSAYIVLSGDKKILELTESAQIHNYLLENHNDYFKDATIYTTLEPCSHIGKTPSCATLISKLNIKKLIVGSLDSNEIASGGNKVVNDAGVEIKYGVMQKECDELLLPFWLWQKDKFVFFKWAQRLNGTVDGGIISSSKSRTKVHAMRDVCDLLVIGGNSVRVDRPTLDARLVNGRAPDILIVSKSDDFDKTIPLFSVKNRDVVISDNFDILKNYKNIMIEGGGGMFEYSKDVVNYHLTFISPLIGGDDGFTCSSEKFKILNLDQDEQDIIMWMKREL, from the coding sequence ATGGTAATTGACGAAAATTTTTACATGCGCCTTGCCCTAAATGAGGCTTGGAAATATCAAGGACTAACATATCCAAATCCAGCAGTTGGATGTGTTATTATCTCAAAGAGCGGTGAAATTTTAGCGCTTGAGGCTCATAAGAGGGCTGGACTTCCCCATGCAGAAGTTGAAGCTCTAAAATCTGCTTATATCGTTCTAAGTGGTGATAAGAAGATTTTAGAACTTACAGAATCTGCTCAAATACATAACTATCTTCTAGAGAATCATAATGATTACTTTAAAGATGCGACTATATACACAACACTAGAACCATGCTCACACATTGGTAAAACTCCATCGTGTGCAACACTTATATCAAAGCTAAATATTAAAAAACTCATAGTTGGCTCACTTGATTCTAATGAGATTGCATCTGGTGGAAATAAAGTAGTTAATGATGCTGGTGTTGAGATAAAATATGGTGTTATGCAAAAAGAGTGTGATGAACTACTTTTGCCCTTTTGGCTTTGGCAAAAAGATAAATTTGTTTTTTTTAAATGGGCGCAGAGATTAAATGGTACTGTAGATGGCGGAATAATCAGCTCTTCTAAATCAAGAACAAAAGTTCATGCTATGAGAGATGTTTGTGACTTGTTAGTAATTGGTGGAAATAGCGTAAGAGTAGATAGGCCAACACTTGACGCAAGGCTTGTAAATGGCAGAGCACCAGATATTTTGATAGTATCAAAAAGTGATGATTTTGATAAAACCATACCACTATTTAGTGTTAAAAACAGAGATGTAGTTATTTCAGATAATTTTGACATTTTAAAAAATTATAAAAATATTATGATTGAGGGAGGAGGGGGAATGTTTGAATATTCAAAAGATGTGGTTAATTATCATCTTACTTTTATATCTCCTCTCATAGGCGGAGATGATGGTTTTACATGTAGTAGTGAGAAGTTTAAGATTTTAAATCTAGACCAAGATGAGCAAGATATAATCATGTGGATGAAAAGGGAATTATAA
- the ubiE gene encoding bifunctional demethylmenaquinone methyltransferase/2-methoxy-6-polyprenyl-1,4-benzoquinol methylase UbiE translates to MQEQEKQNKIVSMFDDIAPTYDTANRVMSMGVDKSWRRKACDLSYGFYAKDSIDKIVDVACGTGDMMDFWKKRAETNGIAVGEIVGVDPSKGMVNVAREKFPKFNYHISKATQIPLEDASADILSITYGIRNVVEREAALVEFSRVLKSGGLVVILEFMKNENPSFLGRIRDFYMNKILPKIGGFISKNLEAYEYLPNSIESFSTVENMKKELESAGFEVIYSKSFSMDISTLLIARKK, encoded by the coding sequence ATGCAAGAGCAAGAAAAACAAAATAAGATAGTTTCAATGTTTGATGATATTGCACCAACTTATGACACTGCAAATCGTGTTATGAGTATGGGTGTTGATAAGAGCTGGAGAAGAAAAGCTTGTGATTTATCATACGGTTTTTATGCTAAAGATAGTATTGATAAGATAGTAGATGTTGCTTGTGGCACGGGCGATATGATGGACTTTTGGAAAAAAAGAGCAGAAACTAACGGCATAGCTGTTGGTGAGATTGTTGGTGTTGATCCATCAAAAGGTATGGTAAATGTAGCAAGAGAGAAATTTCCTAAATTTAACTATCATATATCAAAAGCAACCCAAATACCGCTAGAAGATGCAAGTGCGGATATTCTTAGCATAACTTATGGCATAAGAAATGTAGTAGAGAGAGAAGCCGCTTTAGTAGAGTTTAGTAGAGTTTTAAAAAGTGGTGGCTTAGTGGTTATACTAGAATTTATGAAAAATGAAAATCCATCGTTCCTTGGGCGCATTAGAGATTTCTACATGAATAAAATTTTGCCAAAAATTGGCGGTTTTATCTCTAAAAACTTAGAAGCGTATGAGTATCTTCCAAACTCAATAGAGAGCTTCTCAACAGTAGAAAATATGAAAAAAGAGTTAGAGAGTGCTGGATTTGAGGTAATTTATTCAAAGAGTTTTTCAATGGATATCTCCACTCTTTTAATTGCAAGAAAAAAATAG
- the xseA gene encoding exodeoxyribonuclease VII large subunit gives MYTLSVSSLNEQIKALLEESFSRVLVEGELSRITFHSSGHIYFTLKDENSTIKAVIFKANAAKLKFQLQEGLKVILDGAITLYKPRGEYQINCFSISPAGHGALALAYEQLKNRLASKGYFESSRKKQLPKFPKRIALITSATGAAVADMLRVAMSRYRAIEIDIYDVLVQGDNAAPSIIRALSLADTKGYDIIVLGRGGGSIEDLWAFNEEIVADAIFSAITPIISAVGHEIDWVISDFVADLRAPTPSAAMEMCLPDEKELYQFIDSLVARYEQMISQKLYGVKQELEHISRLYQDHSIEKKISYKLEEIAQLKLSFTNSIYFKMQSFNKEVESIKIRFPNAIQSRINIVQNQVLTLQKMLESNHPRLKTKKGFAQISKDSKVIDIESLIVDEVFDLMSDRVVISAKVINKKNI, from the coding sequence GTGTACACACTAAGTGTCTCTTCTCTCAATGAGCAGATAAAAGCTCTCCTAGAAGAGAGTTTTAGCCGTGTTTTAGTTGAGGGCGAACTCTCCAGAATTACATTTCATAGTAGCGGACACATATACTTTACACTCAAAGATGAAAACTCAACTATCAAAGCAGTTATCTTTAAAGCGAATGCTGCAAAATTAAAATTTCAACTTCAAGAAGGGCTTAAAGTTATACTCGATGGTGCGATAACTCTCTATAAACCACGTGGTGAGTATCAGATAAACTGTTTTAGTATCTCACCAGCAGGGCATGGTGCGTTAGCTTTGGCCTATGAGCAGCTCAAAAATAGGCTTGCATCAAAAGGGTACTTTGAGAGCTCAAGAAAAAAACAACTTCCAAAATTTCCAAAACGAATAGCTCTTATAACCTCTGCAACAGGGGCAGCAGTTGCAGATATGTTAAGAGTAGCAATGAGCAGATACAGAGCAATAGAGATAGATATATATGATGTTTTAGTTCAAGGAGATAATGCAGCTCCATCCATCATAAGAGCGCTCTCTTTAGCAGATACGAAAGGTTATGATATTATTGTTTTGGGGCGAGGTGGCGGAAGTATAGAGGATTTATGGGCATTTAATGAGGAGATTGTAGCCGATGCAATATTTAGTGCAATAACTCCGATAATCTCTGCGGTTGGACATGAGATAGATTGGGTTATAAGTGATTTTGTAGCTGATTTAAGAGCGCCAACACCAAGTGCTGCAATGGAGATGTGTCTCCCTGATGAGAAAGAGTTGTATCAATTTATAGACTCATTAGTAGCGAGATATGAGCAGATGATTTCACAAAAACTCTATGGCGTAAAACAAGAACTTGAACATATAAGCAGACTCTACCAAGACCACTCTATAGAAAAAAAAATAAGTTATAAACTAGAGGAGATTGCTCAGTTAAAACTCTCTTTTACTAATAGCATCTATTTTAAGATGCAAAGTTTTAATAAAGAGGTAGAGTCCATAAAAATCAGATTCCCAAATGCAATACAGAGTAGAATAAATATTGTTCAAAATCAAGTATTGACTCTGCAAAAAATGTTAGAATCCAACCATCCAAGATTAAAAACCAAAAAAGGTTTTGCACAAATTTCTAAGGATTCAAAGGTTATTGACATAGAGTCACTCATAGTTGATGAAGTTTTTGATTTGATGAGTGATAGAGTAGTTATAAGTGCAAAAGTAATAAATAAAAAAAATATATAG
- a CDS encoding FmdE family protein, whose protein sequence is MKYPEFFDNVESIKVVDPLSNVLGAFEGGLYEISFLEVVKAAGHSCPTVAGAYITTLVGLKALYPNARAVRGEIKVEFKESLEDGVAGVISNVISQITGATDKSGFKGLSGKFARHSLMKFDANISSSVKFTRADNGKSVDVYYDPSSIGGSPKMQQLMQKMMGGLASGDEVKEFGELWQDRVKRIFENIPTVTRVII, encoded by the coding sequence ATGAAGTATCCAGAATTTTTTGATAACGTAGAGAGTATAAAAGTTGTAGATCCACTCTCAAATGTCTTAGGAGCATTTGAAGGTGGTTTATATGAAATAAGTTTCTTAGAAGTTGTAAAAGCAGCAGGGCACAGTTGTCCAACAGTTGCAGGTGCTTACATAACAACATTAGTGGGTTTAAAAGCTCTATATCCAAATGCAAGAGCAGTTCGTGGAGAGATAAAAGTTGAGTTTAAAGAGTCACTAGAAGATGGTGTTGCTGGAGTTATTAGTAATGTTATCTCTCAAATCACAGGTGCTACTGATAAGAGCGGATTTAAAGGTTTAAGTGGAAAATTTGCTCGTCACTCACTAATGAAATTTGATGCAAATATAAGTTCATCAGTAAAGTTTACAAGAGCAGATAATGGTAAAAGCGTAGATGTATATTATGACCCATCATCAATTGGTGGAAGCCCTAAAATGCAACAATTAATGCAAAAAATGATGGGTGGCTTGGCTAGTGGTGATGAAGTAAAAGAGTTCGGCGAACTTTGGCAAGATAGAGTTAAGCGAATCTTTGAAAATATACCAACAGTTACAAGAGTTATAATCTGA